The Methanomethylovorans hollandica DSM 15978 genome includes a region encoding these proteins:
- a CDS encoding type I restriction-modification system subunit M, with translation MSDIEKQLWKTADKLRKNIDAAEYKHIVLGLIFLRYISDAFDELYEKLQQGEGEYAGADPEDRDEYKAENVFFVPAIARWSYLQAEAKKPEIGKAVDNAMDVIEKENPLLRGVLPKVYARGNLDPANLGGLIDLVSNIALGDAKNRSADVLGHVFEYFLGEFALAEGKKGGQFYTPRSVVELLVEMLEPYNGRVFDPCCGSGGMFVQSEKFVADHQGKLNDISIYGQESNQTTWRLAKMNLAIRSIDSSQVKWNNEGSFLNDVHKDLKADYVIANPPFNDSDWSGDLLHKDGRWKYGIPPAGNANYAWIQHFLYHLGPSGQAGFVLAKGSLTSKSSGEGDIRKELVETRLVDCIVNLPPKLFLNTQIPASLWFLSRNKANGRYRNRTDEILFIDARNMGHLINRRTREFSPEDIQEIASTYHKWRNPEGNYEDVKGFCNSAPIARVRELDYVLTPGRYVGLPDDEDDFDFNERFTALKAEFEEQLKEEERLNLLIAGNLKRVKLE, from the coding sequence ATGAGTGATATTGAAAAGCAATTGTGGAAAACTGCAGACAAACTCCGGAAAAATATTGATGCCGCTGAGTATAAACACATAGTTCTGGGTCTGATCTTCCTGAGATATATCTCGGATGCCTTTGATGAGTTATATGAAAAACTGCAGCAGGGGGAAGGGGAGTACGCTGGTGCGGACCCTGAGGACAGGGATGAATACAAAGCCGAGAATGTCTTCTTTGTGCCTGCAATCGCCCGCTGGTCATATCTGCAGGCAGAAGCCAAAAAACCGGAAATCGGTAAAGCTGTTGACAATGCAATGGATGTCATCGAAAAAGAGAATCCGTTGCTCCGGGGCGTCTTGCCTAAGGTATATGCAAGAGGTAATCTTGATCCTGCAAATCTTGGTGGTCTGATCGATCTGGTGAGCAATATCGCTCTCGGAGATGCAAAAAACAGGAGTGCCGATGTTCTGGGCCATGTTTTCGAGTATTTCCTTGGTGAGTTCGCCCTTGCGGAAGGAAAGAAAGGCGGGCAGTTCTACACTCCCAGAAGCGTAGTTGAGTTACTGGTAGAAATGCTGGAGCCTTACAATGGCCGGGTATTTGATCCATGCTGCGGTTCAGGTGGCATGTTCGTGCAGTCGGAGAAATTCGTTGCCGACCATCAGGGGAAGCTGAACGATATATCGATCTACGGACAGGAGAGCAACCAGACGACGTGGCGGTTGGCAAAGATGAACCTGGCCATCAGGAGCATTGACAGTTCCCAAGTCAAATGGAACAATGAAGGCTCTTTCCTCAATGATGTTCACAAAGACCTGAAAGCGGATTATGTCATAGCCAACCCGCCGTTCAATGACAGCGACTGGAGCGGCGATCTGCTGCACAAGGACGGCAGGTGGAAGTATGGTATCCCGCCGGCCGGGAACGCCAATTATGCCTGGATACAGCACTTCCTCTATCATCTTGGTCCGAGCGGCCAGGCAGGTTTTGTCCTGGCTAAGGGTTCTCTGACATCCAAATCATCGGGCGAAGGGGATATCAGAAAAGAGCTCGTGGAAACACGCCTGGTGGACTGCATAGTGAACCTTCCACCGAAGCTGTTCCTGAATACCCAGATCCCGGCCAGCCTCTGGTTCCTGAGCAGGAACAAGGCCAACGGCAGGTACAGAAACAGGACGGATGAGATCCTGTTCATCGATGCACGGAACATGGGACACCTGATAAACCGCAGGACCCGCGAATTCTCACCTGAGGACATACAGGAGATTGCGAGCACCTACCATAAATGGCGCAATCCGGAAGGCAATTACGAGGACGTGAAAGGATTCTGCAATTCAGCCCCCATCGCACGTGTGCGTGAGTTGGATTACGTGCTGACGCCCGGCCGCTATGTAGGACTGCCGGACGACGAGGATGATTTTGACTTCAATGAGCGCTTCACCGCCCTGAAAGCCGAGTTCGAGGAGCAGCTGAAAGAGGAAGAGAGACTGAACCTGCTGATCGCCGGGAATCTGAAAAGGGTGAAGCTTGAATGA
- a CDS encoding AI-2E family transporter: protein MERPFKMAMALLMLAVLAAVLIHALLPYINAFLGAFIIFVILRPLYHFMVRRGHLSRSISALMTIFLSFVLILVPLYFLISTIATEIQNVLQYINSIPIYAEVVRSFLENLHLEQLPINLDIKTKVIEVASAIANYSSVMLLSAVQSIGQRLIEFTIMSFLLYYLFTEEDSDFVKSVYSAIPFNRENSDKLLEEFRVIVKTTLVSSLIIAIIQGGLLTVAFLLLGIQGAILWGALAALLSFIPLVGATVVWIPAVIIQLLQQDYFAAVGILIAGILVSTMDNFVRPFIQKKLGSLHPMISLLGIIIGINLFGLIGLVVGPLLLSYFLLVVRMFHEEYVANHN, encoded by the coding sequence ATGGAACGCCCCTTTAAGATGGCAATGGCGCTTTTGATGTTGGCTGTGCTCGCAGCTGTGCTTATACATGCTCTGTTGCCATATATCAATGCATTCCTGGGAGCATTCATAATCTTTGTAATCCTGCGTCCCTTATATCATTTTATGGTCAGGAGGGGTCATTTATCAAGAAGCATTTCCGCTCTTATGACCATTTTCCTATCCTTCGTTCTCATACTGGTGCCTTTATATTTCCTGATATCTACCATAGCCACGGAAATACAGAACGTTTTACAGTATATCAACTCCATTCCTATCTATGCTGAAGTTGTGCGCAGTTTCCTGGAGAACCTGCATCTTGAACAATTGCCTATAAATCTTGATATAAAGACAAAGGTCATAGAAGTGGCTTCTGCCATTGCCAATTATAGTAGTGTGATGCTGCTTAGTGCGGTACAAAGTATAGGCCAGCGTTTAATAGAATTCACTATAATGTCCTTCCTTTTGTATTATCTTTTCACAGAAGAAGATTCGGATTTTGTGAAGAGTGTATATTCAGCTATTCCCTTCAACAGGGAAAATTCTGACAAACTTCTGGAAGAGTTCAGAGTGATCGTCAAAACCACTCTTGTTTCTTCCCTCATTATAGCTATTATCCAGGGAGGGCTGCTCACTGTAGCCTTTCTCTTGCTGGGTATACAGGGTGCAATCCTCTGGGGTGCTCTTGCAGCGCTTTTGTCCTTCATCCCCCTAGTAGGCGCCACGGTCGTATGGATTCCTGCAGTCATTATCCAGCTCCTTCAGCAAGATTACTTTGCTGCAGTGGGTATTCTCATTGCAGGAATTCTGGTAAGTACCATGGACAACTTTGTAAGGCCGTTCATTCAAAAAAAACTTGGTTCCCTTCATCCCATGATCTCTCTGCTGGGTATTATCATTGGTATCAACCTGTTCGGACTCATTGGTTTGGTGGTGGGGCCGCTTTTGCTATCTTATTTCCTGCTGGTTGTCAGGATGTTCCACGAAGAGTATGTAGCAAATCATAACTAG
- a CDS encoding DJ-1/PfpI family protein, producing the protein MGSELDDKKILMVVAQDNFRDEEYLEPRDVLEDAGVSITVASNSTKEAYGALGAKIKPDISIKDAIMAEFDGIVVVGGGGSREHLWPNKDLQRLVKDAFDQDKLVAAICISPVILARAKVLEDRDCTVFKDKECIAELEKYGGHYQDTDVVADGNIVTARDPKAAEKFGHAIVEQLAAED; encoded by the coding sequence ATGGGTTCAGAACTTGACGATAAAAAAATACTGATGGTGGTTGCTCAGGATAACTTCAGAGATGAAGAGTATTTAGAACCGAGAGATGTCCTGGAAGATGCAGGGGTTAGCATTACCGTTGCGAGCAACAGTACAAAAGAGGCCTATGGGGCGCTTGGAGCAAAGATAAAGCCCGACATCAGCATCAAGGATGCCATCATGGCCGAATTTGACGGGATTGTTGTTGTCGGTGGCGGCGGTTCCAGGGAACACCTCTGGCCCAACAAGGATCTTCAAAGGCTGGTGAAGGATGCGTTCGATCAGGATAAGCTCGTAGCTGCAATATGTATCTCACCGGTGATCCTTGCCAGGGCGAAGGTCCTGGAAGACAGGGATTGTACGGTGTTCAAGGACAAGGAATGTATTGCAGAGCTTGAGAAGTACGGCGGCCATTACCAGGATACGGATGTAGTGGCTGACGGGAACATTGTCACCGCAAGGGACCCGAAGGCAGCCGAGAAGTTCGGACATGCGATAGTGGAACAGCTCGCAGCAGAAGATTGA
- a CDS encoding PAS domain-containing protein — protein sequence MSLYGNIINPDDLLDVQMELADISREGGTLFVKEYRIRTKSGEQRWVEEQTFIQRNDAGIVTHYQGVIQDITARKKSGN from the coding sequence ATGTCCCTTTATGGTAACATAATCAATCCAGATGACCTTCTTGATGTACAGATGGAACTTGCTGACATTTCCCGCGAAGGTGGTACCCTTTTTGTCAAAGAATATAGGATAAGAACAAAGTCAGGAGAGCAGAGGTGGGTGGAAGAGCAGACGTTCATCCAGCGTAACGATGCAGGAATTGTGACCCATTACCAGGGTGTCATCCAAGATATTACAGCAAGAAAGAAAAGCGGAAACTAA
- the ppsA gene encoding phosphoenolpyruvate synthase: MNTTSAARYIRWFGEISIEDIPEVGGKNASIGEMYRELQNEGIKIPNGFAITADAYWHMLQAAGVLDELRKTMEGLDISNVKDLATRGSKARDIILEAGIPDDLWAQIKAAYDKLCQEYGPDTDVAVRSSATAEDLPFASFAGQQETYLNVHGYPALKIACIRCFASLFTDRAISYRVTNNFDHFKVGLSIGIMKMVRSDLASSGVIFTLDTESGFNDVVFITGAYGLGENVVQGAVNPDEFYVFKPTLKAGYRPIVQKKLGSKDIKMIYGHGDSKVQTRNVEVPESQRRRYCINDEEILTLAGYAVTIEDYYSRKAGKPVPMDIEWAKDGITGELFIVQARPETVQAHRSRDVLETYYLDERSQVLVEGRSVGGKIAAGKARVITDVSQLPQFIPGEVLVADTTTPDWEPIMKTAAAIVTNKGGRTCHAAIVSRELGIPAVVGAEDATEHLINGTEATVSCAEGDVGRVYAGILPFHVETIDLKGLKRPRTEIMMNLGNPEEAFSLSMIPNDGIGLARLEFIITSYIKVHPMALVHPEKVKDETTLSLIRQLARGYINMADYFVEKLAQGVGTIAAAFYPKPVVVRMSDLKSNEYASLLGGKYFEIEESNPMLGFRGASRYYDDRYREGFALECLAMKKVRDEMGLTNLILMIPFCRRVEEAKQVIAEMEKNGLKRGENDLQVYVMCEIPNNILLVDEFSKYFDGFSIGSNDLTQLTLGVDRDSEILATSFDERDPGVMKIVSMAIQGAKRNGKHSGLCGQAPSDYPEFAEFLVKEGIDSISLNPDSVMKITMKVLETEEKSK, from the coding sequence ATGAATACAACATCGGCTGCAAGATACATTCGCTGGTTCGGAGAAATAAGTATCGAGGATATACCTGAGGTGGGAGGGAAGAACGCTTCCATCGGGGAAATGTACAGGGAACTGCAAAACGAAGGCATCAAAATACCCAATGGTTTTGCTATCACCGCAGATGCCTACTGGCACATGCTGCAAGCCGCAGGTGTTCTCGATGAGCTCAGGAAGACCATGGAGGGCCTTGATATAAGCAATGTAAAGGACCTGGCCACAAGAGGCAGCAAAGCAAGAGACATCATTCTCGAGGCAGGTATCCCTGATGATCTGTGGGCGCAGATCAAAGCTGCCTACGATAAGCTCTGCCAGGAGTATGGCCCTGATACCGATGTCGCAGTCCGCAGTTCTGCTACTGCCGAAGACCTTCCCTTTGCCTCTTTCGCCGGCCAGCAGGAAACATATCTCAACGTGCATGGCTATCCGGCCCTGAAAATCGCGTGCATCCGCTGTTTTGCTTCCCTTTTCACAGACAGGGCCATATCGTATCGTGTCACGAACAACTTCGATCACTTCAAGGTAGGCCTTTCCATCGGCATCATGAAGATGGTACGCTCAGACCTTGCTTCCAGTGGCGTGATCTTCACCCTTGATACGGAGAGCGGCTTTAATGACGTGGTTTTCATCACAGGTGCTTACGGCCTGGGGGAGAACGTTGTGCAAGGAGCTGTTAATCCTGATGAGTTCTATGTTTTCAAACCCACTCTCAAAGCAGGGTACAGGCCTATTGTCCAGAAAAAGCTGGGCAGCAAGGATATAAAGATGATCTACGGCCATGGGGATTCCAAGGTCCAGACGCGTAATGTGGAAGTTCCCGAATCCCAAAGGCGCAGGTATTGCATAAATGACGAGGAAATATTGACCCTGGCCGGATATGCAGTCACCATAGAGGACTATTATTCCCGCAAGGCAGGCAAGCCCGTACCCATGGATATAGAATGGGCCAAAGATGGCATAACAGGCGAGCTCTTCATAGTGCAAGCCAGGCCGGAAACAGTGCAGGCCCACAGGTCGCGTGATGTCCTGGAAACATATTATCTGGATGAACGCAGTCAGGTACTTGTAGAAGGCAGGAGCGTGGGAGGCAAGATAGCTGCCGGCAAAGCCCGTGTCATTACTGACGTCTCACAGCTGCCGCAGTTTATTCCAGGTGAGGTCCTTGTGGCCGATACCACGACCCCTGACTGGGAACCAATCATGAAGACAGCTGCTGCTATAGTCACTAACAAAGGTGGCAGAACATGCCATGCAGCCATTGTGAGCCGGGAGTTAGGCATCCCTGCAGTGGTGGGTGCAGAGGACGCAACGGAACACCTGATCAACGGCACAGAAGCAACCGTAAGCTGTGCAGAGGGAGATGTAGGCCGGGTATACGCCGGTATCCTGCCTTTCCATGTGGAAACAATTGACCTAAAAGGCCTCAAGCGTCCCCGTACTGAAATAATGATGAACCTCGGCAATCCGGAAGAAGCTTTTTCCCTTTCCATGATCCCTAACGACGGTATCGGGCTCGCACGGCTGGAGTTCATAATCACGAGCTATATTAAGGTGCATCCCATGGCTCTGGTGCATCCGGAAAAAGTAAAGGACGAAACCACTCTTTCCCTCATCAGACAACTGGCCAGGGGCTATATCAACATGGCCGATTACTTTGTTGAAAAGCTGGCTCAGGGAGTGGGGACGATCGCTGCGGCCTTCTATCCTAAACCAGTAGTAGTGCGCATGAGCGATCTCAAGTCCAACGAATATGCAAGCCTCCTGGGTGGTAAATACTTCGAGATCGAAGAAAGTAATCCCATGTTAGGATTCAGAGGAGCTTCCCGTTACTATGATGATAGGTATCGCGAAGGTTTTGCCCTGGAATGCCTCGCAATGAAGAAAGTAAGGGATGAGATGGGCCTTACTAATCTCATCCTGATGATACCCTTCTGCCGCCGGGTGGAAGAAGCAAAACAGGTTATCGCAGAGATGGAGAAGAACGGCCTTAAGAGAGGAGAGAACGATCTGCAGGTCTATGTCATGTGCGAGATACCTAACAACATCCTGCTCGTGGACGAGTTCAGCAAGTACTTCGATGGTTTCTCCATAGGCTCCAATGATCTTACCCAGCTTACCCTGGGAGTTGACAGGGATTCTGAGATCCTTGCCACCTCCTTTGACGAAAGGGATCCTGGTGTTATGAAAATTGTCTCCATGGCAATACAGGGAGCTAAACGCAATGGAAAGCATAGTGGACTATGTGGCCAGGCACCCAGCGATTATCCGGAATTTGCAGAGTTCCTTGTAAAGGAAGGCATAGACTCCATATCCCTTAATCCCGATTCTGTCATGAAGATCACTATGAAAGTACTGGAAACGGAGGAAAAAAGCAAATAA
- the rsgA gene encoding ribosome small subunit-dependent GTPase A, with protein MPSLPICSDLADKTTIPGWDEALESAFSVYKDPYIAGRIVSRHKTNWEVLISGTIIKAGLSGALLRIGKQPVVGDFVVLLNQEEINSYIIVNVLPRKTCLSRGAAGDNNEEQVIAANIDTIFIITATGKDLNLRRIERYLTVVYASGAKPVIVLNKADLTDKPTEAVDKIRTIAGDVPVIAISALSKAGLDKLENYIAPGKTVALVGSSGVGKSTLINALFDESVQKTKDIREDDEKGRHTTTVRQLFLLPNGGVIIDNPGIREIQLGDSYDGLEKAFFDIVRVAEKCRFKDCTHDQEPGCAVQKAVQEGSIAKERVDSYHKLNAELAFQSEKTEIGLKRLEKKKYKGMQVSPRKLREYKEKSY; from the coding sequence ATGCCTTCACTTCCAATATGTTCAGATCTTGCTGACAAGACAACAATTCCGGGATGGGATGAAGCACTTGAATCAGCTTTTTCTGTCTACAAAGATCCGTACATAGCCGGAAGAATTGTGTCAAGACATAAAACCAACTGGGAAGTTCTCATTTCAGGCACCATCATCAAAGCCGGATTATCCGGTGCACTTTTACGAATTGGTAAACAGCCTGTAGTGGGCGATTTTGTTGTTTTGCTTAACCAGGAAGAAATTAATTCTTACATAATAGTCAATGTCTTACCCCGAAAAACATGTCTTTCAAGAGGCGCTGCAGGCGATAACAATGAAGAGCAGGTAATTGCTGCAAATATAGATACTATTTTTATTATAACAGCAACAGGAAAAGACCTTAACCTGCGAAGAATTGAACGCTACCTCACGGTTGTATATGCATCGGGTGCAAAACCGGTAATTGTACTGAATAAGGCAGACCTTACAGATAAACCCACTGAAGCTGTTGATAAAATAAGAACTATTGCAGGTGATGTTCCTGTTATTGCTATCAGTGCCCTTTCAAAAGCAGGTCTGGATAAACTTGAGAATTATATTGCGCCAGGTAAAACTGTGGCACTTGTAGGATCATCAGGTGTTGGAAAATCCACACTGATAAACGCATTATTTGATGAATCTGTCCAGAAAACAAAGGATATCCGGGAAGATGATGAAAAAGGTAGACATACAACCACAGTAAGGCAATTATTCCTGCTACCAAACGGAGGAGTAATTATTGATAATCCGGGTATCCGGGAGATCCAGCTCGGGGATAGTTACGATGGGTTAGAAAAAGCTTTTTTTGATATTGTCAGAGTAGCTGAAAAGTGTCGTTTCAAAGACTGTACACATGATCAGGAACCGGGGTGTGCGGTCCAAAAAGCAGTCCAGGAAGGAAGCATTGCAAAGGAAAGAGTGGACAGTTACCATAAATTGAATGCAGAACTTGCATTCCAGTCAGAAAAGACAGAAATAGGACTGAAAAGACTTGAAAAGAAAAAATACAAAGGAATGCAAGTCAGTCCCCGAAAACTCAGGGAGTATAAAGAAAAAAGTTACTAA
- the larA gene encoding nickel-dependent lactate racemase, which produces MPYDQEHIDLDVTIPHEIITPTHVKVDNESEIIVQALEEPVGMESFASFTSKSDKLLVLVNDATRPTPTSKVLRALYPLLKDHPDVKFLIATGAHRGPTDDELRYIFGELLDEFRNIIHVHDARKDEDMVYLGESSNGTEMYLNRLVTETKNILVIGSVEPHYFAGYTGGRKSFLPGVAAYKTIEMNHMHALSDKASPLALEGNPVAEDMEDAMKVLKDLRIFSIQTVLTADHGLYAMVAGDLKLSFELAVKKANEVFCTPCRQRGNIVLTVAPYPMDIDLYQSQKALENGKLALEQGGIIILVSKCRDGVGDDTFLKLLCCAQTPEDVMQKIAEGYKLGYHKAAKMVQIGMHAQMWAVSDLDTDTLKMARLKPHTDLQETFDMAIATIRAKGKEPYAVILPQGSLTVPLVK; this is translated from the coding sequence ATACCTTATGACCAGGAACATATTGACCTGGATGTCACTATTCCTCACGAGATTATTACTCCGACCCATGTAAAGGTCGACAACGAGTCCGAAATAATAGTTCAGGCTCTGGAGGAACCTGTTGGGATGGAGTCTTTTGCCAGTTTTACAAGCAAGAGCGATAAGTTACTGGTCCTTGTGAACGATGCCACCCGCCCCACTCCCACATCAAAGGTGCTCAGAGCACTATATCCTCTTTTAAAAGATCATCCTGATGTAAAATTTCTGATCGCCACCGGAGCACACAGAGGACCTACAGATGATGAGCTGAGATATATATTTGGTGAACTGCTTGACGAATTCCGCAACATTATACATGTGCATGATGCACGTAAAGATGAAGATATGGTATATCTGGGAGAATCAAGTAACGGAACCGAGATGTATCTGAATAGGCTTGTAACTGAAACCAAGAACATCCTCGTGATAGGAAGTGTGGAACCACATTACTTTGCAGGCTATACCGGAGGCCGAAAGTCCTTCCTTCCCGGGGTTGCTGCCTACAAAACCATTGAAATGAACCACATGCATGCTCTTTCAGACAAAGCTTCTCCACTTGCTCTGGAAGGAAATCCGGTAGCAGAGGATATGGAAGATGCCATGAAAGTATTGAAGGACCTGCGCATATTCTCCATACAGACTGTCCTGACAGCGGATCATGGACTATACGCCATGGTAGCAGGGGATCTCAAACTGTCTTTTGAGCTTGCAGTGAAAAAGGCAAATGAGGTTTTCTGTACTCCCTGCAGACAAAGAGGGAACATAGTCCTGACAGTAGCTCCTTATCCCATGGATATCGACCTGTACCAGTCCCAGAAAGCTCTGGAAAACGGAAAGCTGGCACTGGAACAAGGCGGGATCATAATACTTGTTTCAAAATGCAGGGATGGAGTCGGAGACGACACTTTCCTTAAACTGCTTTGCTGTGCCCAGACTCCAGAGGATGTTATGCAGAAGATAGCTGAAGGATACAAGCTTGGTTATCATAAAGCTGCCAAGATGGTACAAATAGGAATGCATGCCCAGATGTGGGCAGTCTCAGACCTTGATACCGATACCCTGAAAATGGCCAGACTTAAGCCTCACACAGACCTTCAAGAAACCTTTGATATGGCGATAGCTACCATCCGCGCTAAAGGCAAGGAACCATATGCGGTGATCCTGCCACAGGGCAGCCTGACAGTGCCTCTTGTCAAATGA
- a CDS encoding MBL fold metallo-hydrolase encodes MKLTFLGTGTGIPQARAQSGLIIEVEAGGKKKPLLFDCGCGILQRIYESGYDHRDIDTIFLTHLHLDHVSDVLGLIKANWLVGLTQTHIYGPVGTAQWFDKLMALYPYLKDRLQVNITELTGGTVLKVADCTINTAHGCHSVTTIGYRVEQAGRIAVYTGDTEPCDSFTELARGAHVLVYECSFPLGFEVDNHTTPDMLASHISQHPLHVDRLYLTHLYPHMQGHEQEAIDHIRTVFPGEVHIAEDLMQVDV; translated from the coding sequence ATGAAACTCACGTTCTTAGGCACAGGGACAGGCATCCCGCAGGCAAGGGCGCAGTCCGGACTGATCATTGAGGTAGAGGCAGGCGGGAAGAAAAAACCCCTGCTCTTTGACTGCGGATGCGGGATACTGCAGCGGATCTACGAGAGCGGCTATGACCACCGGGACATAGATACCATCTTCCTGACACATCTGCACCTGGACCATGTGTCCGATGTGCTGGGGCTCATCAAGGCCAACTGGCTGGTAGGGCTCACGCAGACGCACATCTACGGTCCTGTGGGCACAGCGCAATGGTTCGATAAGCTCATGGCACTGTACCCCTACCTTAAGGACAGGCTGCAGGTTAATATCACCGAACTTACAGGTGGAACTGTGCTCAAAGTGGCGGATTGCACCATAAACACCGCACACGGATGCCACAGTGTAACTACTATTGGTTACAGAGTGGAGCAAGCCGGCAGGATCGCTGTGTACACTGGTGACACAGAACCCTGTGACAGCTTTACAGAGCTCGCCCGGGGAGCGCACGTCCTGGTATACGAATGCTCCTTCCCCCTGGGTTTTGAAGTGGACAACCACACCACCCCGGATATGCTCGCATCCCACATCTCACAGCACCCCCTGCACGTGGACAGGCTTTACCTGACCCATCTGTACCCGCACATGCAGGGACACGAGCAGGAAGCCATAGACCACATCCGCACTGTCTTCCCCGGAGAAGTGCATATCGCAGAAGACCTGATGCAGGTCGATGTGTAG
- a CDS encoding DEAD/DEAH box helicase — translation MTKFESFKAFNLSQSMLDVLEKKGFFKPTPIQIHVIPPLMKGDRDIIGQAQTGTGKTAAFGIPIIEKLKANTGSIQALVLTPTRELALQVSLELESLKGDKDITVVPLYGGQTIKNQLKILKSGADIVVGTPGRIIDHLKKGNIKLDSISYLVLDEADEMLNMGFIEEVKEVFRSTNENKQMLLFSATMPTPILKLAKKHMRNHDFVSVSQDDLIAEFTDQVYLELAEEQKFEALCRLIDINYGFYGLVFCNTKSDTIDISRRLTERGYAADALNGDLTQDQREGILKKFRTQGLNILVATDVAARGIDVLELTHVINYSLPQDAESYVHRIGRTGRAGKQGTAITFVTPADSRRFESFVRTANADVRKEKLPSAKEVVTARTKNFKYDVGEIIKTGEYQDFLKMANELLDRHQASTVVASLLKYYFQNTLKEEHYPEPDADSSKADTGKIRLFVAIGDYEGMTPEKMPEFLSRESGINDLQLETIEVFSKFSFITVSKNQADMLLKRFADMRKRNRPFVELAMNSNVRDNRKK, via the coding sequence ATGACTAAATTTGAGAGTTTCAAAGCATTCAATCTATCCCAGAGCATGCTGGATGTTCTGGAAAAGAAAGGTTTTTTCAAGCCCACTCCCATCCAGATACATGTGATCCCTCCCCTAATGAAAGGAGACAGGGATATTATCGGTCAGGCGCAAACAGGTACAGGCAAGACTGCTGCATTTGGCATACCCATTATTGAGAAACTGAAAGCAAATACAGGTTCCATACAGGCTTTAGTCCTCACCCCTACAAGAGAACTGGCACTTCAGGTGTCTTTAGAACTTGAATCTCTCAAAGGTGATAAGGACATTACAGTAGTGCCTTTATATGGTGGCCAGACTATCAAGAACCAGCTTAAAATATTAAAATCCGGAGCCGACATAGTGGTAGGTACTCCGGGAAGGATTATCGACCATCTGAAAAAAGGGAACATAAAACTGGATTCGATCTCCTATCTTGTACTTGATGAAGCTGATGAAATGCTTAACATGGGTTTCATAGAAGAAGTTAAGGAGGTCTTCAGGAGCACAAATGAGAACAAGCAAATGCTGCTTTTCTCAGCAACCATGCCCACTCCTATACTAAAGCTCGCTAAAAAGCACATGAGGAACCATGACTTTGTTTCGGTGTCACAGGACGACCTCATTGCAGAGTTCACTGATCAGGTCTACTTGGAACTTGCGGAAGAGCAAAAGTTTGAGGCTTTATGCAGGCTTATAGACATAAACTATGGTTTTTACGGGCTTGTCTTCTGTAATACTAAAAGTGATACAATTGACATATCCCGGAGACTGACTGAAAGAGGCTATGCTGCTGATGCTCTTAATGGGGATCTTACCCAGGATCAGAGGGAAGGCATTCTTAAGAAGTTCAGAACCCAGGGGCTCAATATTCTTGTGGCTACAGATGTAGCTGCAAGAGGAATAGACGTATTGGAACTCACTCATGTGATCAATTATTCCTTACCTCAGGATGCCGAGTCCTATGTCCACAGGATAGGCCGCACAGGCAGAGCCGGAAAACAGGGTACTGCGATCACATTTGTTACCCCCGCTGATTCAAGACGGTTCGAATCTTTCGTAAGAACTGCAAATGCTGATGTCAGGAAGGAAAAGCTGCCATCTGCAAAAGAGGTTGTAACTGCCCGTACTAAAAATTTTAAATATGATGTCGGAGAGATCATCAAAACCGGAGAGTACCAGGATTTCCTGAAAATGGCGAACGAACTGCTGGACAGACACCAAGCCAGTACTGTGGTTGCGTCCCTTCTTAAATATTATTTCCAGAATACTCTGAAAGAAGAGCATTATCCTGAACCTGATGCCGACAGTTCAAAGGCAGATACTGGAAAGATACGACTTTTTGTAGCCATAGGCGATTATGAAGGTATGACCCCTGAAAAAATGCCAGAGTTCCTGAGCAGGGAATCAGGTATAAATGATCTGCAACTTGAGACCATTGAAGTGTTCTCCAAGTTCTCTTTTATCACAGTTTCAAAAAATCAGGCTGATATGCTGCTTAAGAGATTTGCCGATATGAGAAAACGGAACCGGCCCTTCGTGGAACTGGCAATGAACAGTAATGTAAGGGATAACAGGAAGAAATAA